A stretch of the Nicotiana tabacum cultivar K326 chromosome 6, ASM71507v2, whole genome shotgun sequence genome encodes the following:
- the LOC107825208 gene encoding glycerol-3-phosphate dehydrogenase [NAD(+)] 2, chloroplastic isoform X1, with product MTWLLEPPFVNSSIPFHSHPHNLYIRNNSFFKPISAAPGAVEPLSPEPEPEPESLALSLDGPRERRRVVRLAWEKLVRWSRSLRSKAKTDVIERTNKIVVLGGGSFGTAMAAHVATRKSQLEVNMLVRDPQVCRSINEEHYNCKYFPQHKLPENVIATTDAKAALLGADFCFHAVPVQFSSSFLEEIANHVDPGLPFISLSKGLELNTLRTMSQIIPKALKNPRQPYVALSGPSFALELMNELPTAMVVASKDKKMANSVQQLMACRNLRINTSSDVTGVEIAGALKNVLAIAAGIVEGLNLGNNSMAALVSQGCSEIRWLATKMGAKSTTLTGLSGTGDIMLTCFVSLSRNRTVGVRLGSGEKLDDILSSMNQVAEGVTTAGAVIALAQKYKVKMPVLTAVARIIDNELTPTKAVFELMNLPQVEEV from the exons ATGACTTGGCTATTAGAGCCGCCTTTTGTTAATTCTTCAATCCCTTTTCACTCTCATCCCCACAATCTCTATATCCGAAACAACTCTTTTTTCAAACCCATTTCTGCCGCCCCCGGAGCTGTAGAGCCTCTCTCGCCGGAGCCGGAGCCGGAGCCGGAAAGCCTTGCATTATCGCTTGATGGCCCAAGAGAACGCCGGAGAGTTGTCCGGTTGGCTTGGGAAAAGCTGGTTCGTTGGTCTCGCTCTTTGCGTTCTAAGGCCAAAACTGACGTCATTGAACGTACTAATAAG ATAGTGGTTCTTGGAGGTGGATCTTTTGGAACAGCAATGGCTGCTCATGTTGCAACAAGAAAGTCCCAGTTGGAAGTGAATATGCTTGTAAGAGATCCTCAAGTTTGTCGATCAATAAACGAGGAACACTATAACTG TAAATATTTTCCACAGCACAAGCTACCAGAAAATGTCATTGCAACTACAGATGCAAAAGCTGCTCTGCTAGGTGCAGATTTTTGCTTCCATGCTGTACCTGTTCAG TTCAGCTCATCATTCCTTGAGGAAATTGCCAACCATGTTGATCCAGGCTTGCCGTTCATATCTCTCAGCAAGGGTTTGGAGCTAAACACATTAAGAACAATGTCTCAGATAATTCCCAAAGCACTGAAAAATCCTCGCCAACCCTATGTTGCTCTATCTGGTCCTTCCTTTGCACTAGAGCTGATGAATGAACTACCAACAG CAATGGTAGTAGCTTCAAAAGACAAAAAGATGGCAAATTCCGTTCAGCAACTTATGGCTTGTAGAAACCTGAGAATCAACACATCAAG TGATGTTACAGGGGTTGAAATTGCAGGTGCATTGAAAAATGTGTTGGCAATTGCAGCTGGCATTGTGGAAGGACTAAATCTTGGCAACAATTCCATGGCTGCTCTTGTTTCACAAGGTTGCTCTGAAATTCGATGGTTGGCAACAAAG ATGGGTGCAAAGTCAACAACATTAACTGGTCTATCAGGAACTGGAGATATTATGCTCACATGCTTTGTGAGCCTTTCAAGAAACAGAACAGTTGGAGTTCGTCTGGGATCGGGCGAAAAACTTGACGATATACTTAGTTCAATGAATCAG GTAGCTGAAGGGGTTACAACAGCTGGAGCTGTAATTGCTTTAGCGCAAAAGTACAAGGTTAAAATGCCAGTTTTAACAGCAGTTGCAAGGATTATCGACAACGAACTAACGCCCACAAAAGCTGTTTTTGAGTTGATGAATCTCCCTCAG GTTGAAGAAGTTTAA
- the LOC107825206 gene encoding pentatricopeptide repeat-containing protein At2g40720-like: MRFLCFKSREFSTLNPVQSLVLLNSKIKTFIQQGNHFEALLAYSKEPHFPLNTSKFTFPALLKACAFLPNLHTGKTIHGTSIKTGLQYDPFIITSLINMYAKCRSLCSAVQVFDFISECKDLVQDVTIWNAMLDGYIRNGLTEECMGLFRRMQELDVKSDEYSLSILLGLFNGRVDFVKAKELHAYVVRNAFGHDPFVVTALIDMYSNCGRPRDAWCVFESVEDKDNIVMWNALIGGLCENGLWGKSLELYTLAKNRGCKLMSTTYSSTLKACSEGEDIDFGRQVHSDVVKMGFEDDPYVCTSVLSMYARVGMLEDADKAFDSVLNKEVEVWNSMISAYVGNVRGDDALRVYNEMRSRGIPSDSFTLSNILISCSTNESYDLGRAIHGELIKKPIQNNIALQSALVTMYSKCGMLNDALEVFSRMEEKDVVAWGSMISGLCQNKKFKEALEIYKQMETDNVNPDADIMAMMINASAGLESLQLGCSIHGITVKIGVELDCSVSSSLVDMYSNCGQPEIAGKVFTGVPNKSLVLWNSLITCYTKNDLPELSLNLLPQLVQQGLYPDCVTLTSALAAVSSLAILIQGKAIHCYQIRHQILEDNQVENALIDMYIKSGCLRYAERIFQYVSTRNLVTWNTMIAGYGSHSECSKAINLFNETRKYGVKPDGITFLSLISSCNHAGLVDEGFKLFHLIEEYGIKPQMDHYINVVDLLGRAGRLNDAYNFIQNIVVEPDRGVWLCLLSACRVHKNVELGEIAANNLLKMEPDRGSNYVQLLNLYVEAGRREEAASLRALMRQKGLKKSPGCSWIEVKNKLDVFFSSDSSSPRSIEIYETLQSLRSIMKNEGDYEIEAI; the protein is encoded by the coding sequence ATGCGTTTCCTTTGCTTCAAATCCCGTGAATTTTCCACTCTAAATCCAGTCCAATCTCTTGTTTTGCTTAATTCCAAAATCAAAACATTTATCCAACAAGGAAACCATTTTGAAGCTCTCTTAGCCTACTCTAAAGAACCTCATTTTCCTCTCaacacctccaaattcactttTCCTGCTCTCCTAAAAGCTTGCGCCTTTCTTCCAAATCTTCATACTGGGAAAACAATCCATGGCACAAGCATCAAAACGGGTCTTCAATATGACCCTTTTATCATCACTTCGCTCATCAACATGTACGCGAAATGCCGGTCACTTTGTAGTGCAGTCCAAGTGTTTGATTTTATTTCTGAATGTAAAGATTTGGTTCAAGATGTAACTATATGGAATGCTATGCTAGATGGGTATATCAGAAATGGGCTTACTGAGGAGTGTATGGGTTTGTTTAGAAGAATGCAAGAGCTTGATGTCAAGTCTGATGAGTACTCTCTTAGTATTCTTTTGGGGTTGTTTAATGGTCGTGTCGATTTTGTCAAAGCAAAGGAACTTCATGCTTATGTTGTTAGAAACGCTTTCGGTCATGATCCTTTTGTGGTTACTGCATTGATTGATATGTACTCTAATTGTGGTAGGCCAAGAGATGCTTGGTGCGTTTTTGAGAGTGTAGAAGACAAGGACAATATTGTCATGTGGAATGCATTAATTGGTGGGTTATGTGAGAATGGATTATGGGGAAAAAGCTTGGAACTATATACTTTAGCTAAGAACAGGGGCTGCAAACTTATGTCAACGACTTATTCTAGTACTTTGAAGGCTTGTTCTGAGGGTGAAGATATAGATTTCGGCAGGCAGGTTCATTCGGATGTTGTCAAGATGGGTTTTGAGGATGATCCTTATGTCTGTACATCGGTGTTGTCCATGTATGCAAGGGTTGGAATGTTGGAAGATGCAGACAAGGCTTTTGATTCTGTATTAAATAAAGAGGTTGAAGTGTGGAATTCTATGATTTCAGCTTATGTAGGCAATGTCAGAGGCGATGATGCTCTGCGTGTGTATAATGAGATGCGATCAAGAGGCATTCCTTCTGATTCTTTCACCCTGTCAAATATTCTTATATCATGCAGCACGAACGAATCTTATGATTTAGGTAGGGCAATTCATGGCGAACTGATAAAGAAACCAATACAGAATAACATCGCGTTGCAAAGTGCTCTAGTGACTATGTACTCAAAATGTGGAATGTTAAATGACGCTCTTGAAGTTTTCAGTAGAATGGAGGAGAAGGATGTGGTTGCATGGGGCTCAATGATCTCAGGTCTTTGTCAAAATAAGAAATTCAAGGAGGCATTGGAAATATATAAACAGATGGAGACTGATAATGTTAATCCAGATGCTGATATAATGGCAATGATGATAAATGCAAGTGCAGGACTAGAAAGCTTACAGTTAGGTTGCTCTATCCATGGAATCACAGTCAAGATTGGAGTAGAATTAGATTGTTCAGTAAGCAGTTCTCTTGTAGATATGTATTCTAATTGTGGTCAGCCGGAGATAGCTGGAAAGGTTTTCACTGGTGTTCCTAATAAGAGTTTGGTGCTTTGGAACTCTCTGATCACTTGCTATACGAAAAATGACTTACCTGAGCTCTCTTTAAATCTTCTTCCTCAACTTGTGCAGCAAGGATTGTATCCGGACTGTGTTACACTTACTAGTGCCCTTGCTGCTGTTTCATCTTTAGCGATACTGATTCAAGGAAAGGCAATTCATTGTTACCAAATAAGGCATCAAATTCTAGAAGACAATCAagtggaaaatgcactaattgatATGTATATAAAAAGTGGATGCTTAAGGTATGCAGAGCGTATATTCCAGTACGTATCCACAAGAAACTTAGTAACATGGAATACGATGATTGCAGGGTATGGATCTCACAGTGAGTGCAGTAAAGCTATTAACTTGTTCAATGAAACGAGGAAATACGGAGTCAAGCCTGATGGCATAACTTTCCTTTCCTTAATTTCCTCTTGCAACCATGCTGGTTTAGTGGATGAAGGCTTTAAACTATTTCACTTAATAGAAGAGTATGGAATAAAACCTCAAATGGACCACTACATAAATGTGGTGGACCTTCTAGGTCGTGCTGGACGCTTGAATGATGCATATAATTTCATACAAAATATTGTGGTGGAGCCTGACCGGGGCGTGTGGCTTTGCCTTTTGTCAGCCTGTCGGGTCCATAAAAACGTAGAGCTTGGAGAAATAGCTGCCAACAACCTTCTGAAGATGGAACCTGACAGAGGTAGCAATTACGTTCAACTTTTAAATCTCTATGTGGAAGCTGGGCGGAGGGAAGAAGCAGCAAGTTTGAGGGCTTTGATGAGGCAGAAAGGTTTGAAGAAGAGCCCTGGATGTAGTTGGATTGAGGTGAAAAATAAACTTGATGTTTTCTTCTCAAGTGATTCATCATCGCCAAGGTCAATTGAGATCTATGAGACACTGCAAAGTCTCAGAAGTATCATGAAAAACGAAGGAGATTATGAGATTGAGGCAATATGA
- the LOC107825208 gene encoding glycerol-3-phosphate dehydrogenase [NAD(+)] 2, chloroplastic isoform X2 — MAAHVATRKSQLEVNMLVRDPQVCRSINEEHYNCKYFPQHKLPENVIATTDAKAALLGADFCFHAVPVQFSSSFLEEIANHVDPGLPFISLSKGLELNTLRTMSQIIPKALKNPRQPYVALSGPSFALELMNELPTAMVVASKDKKMANSVQQLMACRNLRINTSSDVTGVEIAGALKNVLAIAAGIVEGLNLGNNSMAALVSQGCSEIRWLATKMGAKSTTLTGLSGTGDIMLTCFVSLSRNRTVGVRLGSGEKLDDILSSMNQVAEGVTTAGAVIALAQKYKVKMPVLTAVARIIDNELTPTKAVFELMNLPQVEEV, encoded by the exons ATGGCTGCTCATGTTGCAACAAGAAAGTCCCAGTTGGAAGTGAATATGCTTGTAAGAGATCCTCAAGTTTGTCGATCAATAAACGAGGAACACTATAACTG TAAATATTTTCCACAGCACAAGCTACCAGAAAATGTCATTGCAACTACAGATGCAAAAGCTGCTCTGCTAGGTGCAGATTTTTGCTTCCATGCTGTACCTGTTCAG TTCAGCTCATCATTCCTTGAGGAAATTGCCAACCATGTTGATCCAGGCTTGCCGTTCATATCTCTCAGCAAGGGTTTGGAGCTAAACACATTAAGAACAATGTCTCAGATAATTCCCAAAGCACTGAAAAATCCTCGCCAACCCTATGTTGCTCTATCTGGTCCTTCCTTTGCACTAGAGCTGATGAATGAACTACCAACAG CAATGGTAGTAGCTTCAAAAGACAAAAAGATGGCAAATTCCGTTCAGCAACTTATGGCTTGTAGAAACCTGAGAATCAACACATCAAG TGATGTTACAGGGGTTGAAATTGCAGGTGCATTGAAAAATGTGTTGGCAATTGCAGCTGGCATTGTGGAAGGACTAAATCTTGGCAACAATTCCATGGCTGCTCTTGTTTCACAAGGTTGCTCTGAAATTCGATGGTTGGCAACAAAG ATGGGTGCAAAGTCAACAACATTAACTGGTCTATCAGGAACTGGAGATATTATGCTCACATGCTTTGTGAGCCTTTCAAGAAACAGAACAGTTGGAGTTCGTCTGGGATCGGGCGAAAAACTTGACGATATACTTAGTTCAATGAATCAG GTAGCTGAAGGGGTTACAACAGCTGGAGCTGTAATTGCTTTAGCGCAAAAGTACAAGGTTAAAATGCCAGTTTTAACAGCAGTTGCAAGGATTATCGACAACGAACTAACGCCCACAAAAGCTGTTTTTGAGTTGATGAATCTCCCTCAG GTTGAAGAAGTTTAA